In Picosynechococcus sp. PCC 7002, the following are encoded in one genomic region:
- a CDS encoding DUF2214 family protein, with protein sequence MQKRNILIVGIADDVYGIAASTIIMKILRALYFAKESECYLLHTLFVQKSAIFIVVGLL encoded by the coding sequence TTGCAAAAAAGAAATATCCTAATTGTTGGTATCGCAGATGATGTATATGGCATTGCAGCAAGCACTATTATTATGAAAATTCTCCGGGCGCTTTATTTTGCCAAAGAATCAGAATGCTACCTTCTTCACACACTTTTCGTCCAGAAAAGCGCTATCTTTATTGTGGTAGGACTACTCTAA
- the dnaK gene encoding molecular chaperone DnaK, whose product MGKVVGIDLGTTNSCVSVMEGGKPTVIANAEGFRTTPSVVAYAKNGDLLVGQIAKRQAVMNPGNTFYSVKRFIGRKHSEVSNESTEVAYKVERDSTGNVKIDCPAKEKKFAPEEISAQVLRKLIEDASKYLGEPVTQAVITVPAYFNDSQRQATKDAGKIAGVEVLRIINEPTAASLAYGLDKKSNETILVFDLGGGTFDVSILEVGDGVFEVLATSGDTHLGGDDFDKKIVDFLAEEFQRTEGIDLRKDKQALQRLTEAAEKAKIELSNVTQADINLPFITATQDGPKHLDMSLTRAKFEELCADLIDRCRIPVENAIRDAKLDKSAIDEIVLVGGSTRIPAVQDVVERVLGKKPNQTVNPDEVVAIGAAIQGGVLAGEVKDILLLDVTPLSLGVETLGGVMTKIIPRNTTIPTKKSEVFSTAVDGQTNVEIHVLQGEREMSKDNKSLGTFRLDGIPPAPRGVPQIEVTFDIDANGILNVMAKDKGTGKEQSISITGASTLPDDEVERMVSEAEANAAADKERREKIDRKNQADSLVYQAEKQLEELGDKVPADDKSKADQMIKDLKEAVAQENDEKISTLMPELQQLLYTIGSNIYQQAGGDPSAAGFDPNAAAGGAAPGGSGGNDGGDDVIDAEFSETK is encoded by the coding sequence ATGGGAAAAGTCGTCGGTATTGACCTCGGAACCACCAACTCTTGCGTATCCGTTATGGAAGGCGGTAAGCCGACTGTAATCGCCAACGCAGAAGGATTTAGAACTACCCCCTCCGTCGTTGCCTACGCCAAAAACGGAGACCTGCTCGTAGGGCAAATCGCCAAGCGTCAAGCCGTGATGAACCCTGGCAACACCTTTTACTCCGTGAAGCGTTTCATCGGTCGCAAACACAGTGAAGTCAGCAACGAATCCACCGAAGTTGCTTACAAAGTAGAACGCGACAGCACCGGTAACGTAAAAATTGATTGCCCCGCCAAAGAGAAAAAATTCGCCCCCGAAGAAATCTCTGCCCAGGTACTCCGCAAGTTGATCGAAGACGCCAGTAAGTACCTCGGCGAACCCGTTACCCAGGCTGTTATCACTGTTCCTGCATACTTCAATGACTCCCAACGTCAAGCCACTAAGGACGCCGGGAAAATCGCCGGGGTAGAAGTGCTGCGGATTATCAACGAACCCACCGCGGCCTCCCTCGCCTATGGTCTAGATAAGAAGAGTAATGAAACGATCCTCGTCTTTGACCTTGGTGGTGGAACCTTCGACGTTTCCATCCTGGAAGTCGGTGACGGTGTCTTTGAAGTTCTCGCGACTTCCGGTGATACACACCTGGGTGGGGATGACTTCGACAAAAAGATCGTTGATTTCTTAGCCGAAGAATTCCAACGCACCGAAGGCATTGATCTCCGCAAAGACAAGCAAGCGCTTCAACGTCTGACCGAAGCTGCTGAAAAAGCAAAAATCGAATTGTCTAACGTTACCCAAGCGGACATCAACCTCCCCTTCATCACCGCAACCCAAGATGGCCCGAAGCACCTCGACATGAGCCTAACTCGGGCGAAATTTGAAGAGCTTTGCGCTGACTTAATCGACCGCTGCCGCATCCCCGTTGAAAACGCGATCCGTGATGCCAAACTCGACAAGTCTGCCATCGATGAAATCGTTCTCGTTGGGGGCTCTACCCGGATTCCTGCCGTGCAAGATGTCGTTGAGCGCGTGCTGGGTAAAAAGCCCAACCAGACTGTGAACCCCGACGAAGTTGTAGCGATCGGTGCGGCGATCCAAGGTGGCGTCCTTGCGGGTGAGGTTAAGGATATTCTCCTCCTCGACGTTACGCCCCTATCTTTGGGTGTAGAAACCCTCGGTGGCGTGATGACCAAGATTATCCCCAGAAACACCACCATCCCGACCAAAAAATCAGAGGTCTTCTCCACCGCTGTTGATGGTCAAACCAACGTTGAAATTCATGTTCTGCAGGGTGAACGGGAAATGTCTAAGGACAACAAGAGCCTTGGAACCTTCCGTCTCGATGGCATTCCGCCAGCTCCCCGTGGTGTACCCCAGATCGAAGTAACCTTTGACATTGATGCCAACGGTATCCTGAACGTCATGGCGAAAGACAAGGGCACTGGTAAAGAACAATCCATCAGTATTACTGGTGCATCGACATTACCGGATGACGAAGTAGAACGGATGGTTAGCGAGGCAGAGGCCAATGCCGCAGCAGATAAGGAACGCCGCGAAAAAATTGACCGCAAGAATCAGGCAGATTCCCTCGTTTACCAAGCTGAAAAGCAACTCGAAGAGCTCGGTGATAAAGTGCCCGCCGACGACAAGAGCAAAGCTGACCAAATGATTAAAGATCTCAAGGAAGCGGTTGCCCAGGAAAATGATGAGAAAATCTCGACATTAATGCCGGAACTGCAACAGTTGCTCTACACCATTGGCAGCAACATCTACCAACAAGCTGGTGGTGATCCTTCCGCAGCAGGGTTTGACCCGAATGCGGCAGCGGGTGGCGCTGCGCCCGGTGGTAGTGGCGGCAACGATGGTGGGGACGATGTCATTGATGCAGAGTTCTCTGAAACCAAGTAA
- a CDS encoding helix-turn-helix domain-containing protein: MSTEQRERLWAIARNGYQPAKKMLHARILLMADRAHPDGNWQDQQIAQALSVHPNTVARVRKLFVSDGETQALGRKPRAHPPIKPKLSDAKIAKLLALYHGGPPPDHDYWSLSLLVRELKAQKIVKHICRETVRKILKEQGIRLSRRKRA; encoded by the coding sequence TTGAGCACTGAACAACGGGAAAGACTCTGGGCGATCGCCCGTAATGGTTACCAACCAGCCAAGAAAATGCTCCATGCCCGTATTCTACTCATGGCCGACCGCGCCCACCCCGACGGCAACTGGCAAGATCAACAAATCGCCCAAGCCCTGAGCGTTCATCCCAACACCGTCGCCCGTGTCCGTAAACTTTTTGTCAGCGACGGCGAAACCCAAGCCCTCGGCCGTAAACCCAGGGCGCACCCGCCGATCAAACCCAAACTCAGCGACGCTAAGATCGCCAAACTCCTTGCCCTCTACCACGGTGGGCCACCTCCCGACCATGACTATTGGTCTCTCAGTCTCCTGGTACGAGAACTCAAAGCCCAAAAAATTGTCAAACACATTTGTCGCGAAACCGTGCGTAAAATTCTCAAAGAACAGGGGATTCGCCTCAGTCGCCGCAAACGAGCCTAA
- the lepA gene encoding translation elongation factor 4, whose protein sequence is MTDVPVSRIRNFSIIAHIDHGKSTLADRMLQDTQTVAQRDMKEQFLDNMELERERGITIKLQAARMRYVAKDGEEYILNLIDTPGHVDFSYEVSRSLAACEGALLVVDASQGVEAQTLANVYLALDNNLEIIPVLNKIDLPGAEPDRVTEEIEEVVGLDCTDIIRASAKQGLGINDILESIVQQVPPPADTIDQPLRALIFDSYYDPYRGVIVYFRVMDGEVKKGDKVRLMASKKEYEIDELGVLAPNQVQVDALHAGEVGYFAAAIKSVEDARVGDTITSAVHPAPAPLPGYTEAKPMVFCGLFPTDADQYSDLRDALDKLKLNDAALSFEPETSSAMGFGFRCGFLGLLHLEIVQERLEREYNLDLITTAPSVVYRVTTTDGEVMEIDNPSQLPDPQKREKIEEPYIQVDVITPEEFVGTIMDLCQTRRGIFKDMKYFTESRTNIIYELPLAEVVTDFFDQLKSRTRGYASMEYQLIGYRVGQLVRLDILVNKDSVDSLAMIVHRDKAYNVGRAMAEKLKELIPRHQFKIPIQAAIGSKIIASEHIPALRKDVLAKCYGGDISRKKKLLQKQAKGKKRMKSIGTVDVPQEAFMAVLKLDQ, encoded by the coding sequence ATGACTGACGTTCCTGTCTCTCGTATTCGTAATTTTTCGATCATTGCCCACATCGACCACGGGAAATCAACCCTGGCAGACCGAATGCTCCAGGACACCCAAACAGTGGCGCAACGGGATATGAAAGAACAGTTCCTCGACAATATGGAACTGGAGCGGGAACGGGGAATCACCATCAAGCTCCAGGCCGCACGGATGCGTTATGTGGCGAAGGATGGCGAAGAATATATCCTCAACCTCATCGATACCCCAGGCCACGTTGACTTTTCCTACGAAGTATCGCGCTCCTTGGCCGCCTGTGAAGGGGCGTTACTGGTCGTAGATGCCTCCCAAGGGGTTGAAGCCCAGACCCTTGCCAACGTTTACCTCGCCCTGGACAACAACCTAGAAATTATTCCTGTTTTAAACAAAATCGACCTGCCCGGTGCTGAACCCGATCGAGTTACCGAAGAAATTGAAGAGGTCGTTGGCTTAGATTGCACTGACATTATTCGAGCTTCCGCTAAACAGGGCCTCGGCATCAACGATATTTTAGAGTCCATTGTCCAACAGGTACCGCCCCCGGCCGATACCATCGATCAGCCGTTGCGGGCGCTTATTTTTGACAGTTACTACGACCCCTACCGTGGCGTAATTGTTTATTTCCGGGTGATGGATGGCGAAGTTAAAAAAGGCGACAAAGTGCGCCTGATGGCCTCCAAAAAAGAATATGAAATCGACGAACTGGGCGTCCTCGCACCAAACCAAGTGCAAGTAGACGCTCTCCACGCCGGAGAAGTAGGCTACTTTGCGGCGGCGATCAAATCCGTTGAAGATGCACGGGTCGGCGATACGATCACCTCCGCTGTCCACCCAGCACCAGCACCGCTACCGGGTTACACCGAAGCGAAACCGATGGTTTTCTGCGGTCTTTTCCCCACCGATGCCGACCAATATTCAGATCTGCGGGACGCTCTCGATAAATTGAAACTGAACGATGCGGCCCTTTCCTTTGAGCCAGAAACTTCCAGCGCCATGGGGTTTGGTTTTCGGTGTGGCTTCCTGGGCCTCCTCCACTTAGAAATTGTCCAGGAACGTTTGGAGCGGGAATATAACCTTGATTTGATTACAACGGCCCCTTCGGTGGTGTATCGAGTTACCACAACGGATGGGGAAGTGATGGAAATTGATAATCCCAGTCAATTACCAGATCCCCAAAAACGAGAAAAAATCGAAGAGCCCTACATTCAAGTGGATGTCATTACCCCGGAAGAGTTTGTGGGCACCATTATGGATCTGTGCCAAACGCGACGGGGCATTTTCAAGGACATGAAATATTTCACCGAAAGTCGCACGAATATTATCTATGAATTGCCCTTGGCGGAGGTGGTGACGGACTTTTTTGATCAGTTAAAGTCTCGCACCAGGGGTTATGCCAGCATGGAGTATCAACTTATTGGCTACCGAGTCGGGCAGTTGGTGCGCTTGGATATTTTAGTAAATAAAGATTCGGTGGATTCCCTCGCGATGATTGTCCATCGGGACAAGGCCTACAATGTGGGACGGGCAATGGCCGAGAAGCTCAAAGAATTAATCCCCCGTCACCAGTTTAAGATTCCGATTCAGGCGGCGATCGGTTCTAAAATCATTGCCAGTGAGCATATTCCAGCCCTACGCAAGGACGTTTTGGCGAAGTGCTACGGTGGTGATATTTCCCGGAAGAAAAAGCTGCTCCAGAAACAGGCGAAAGGTAAGAAGCGCATGAAGTCGATTGGTACGGTCGATGTGCCCCAAGAGGCGTTTATGGCAGTTCTCAAGCTAGATCAGTAA
- the katG gene encoding catalase/peroxidase HPI: MATSISVLTRKRKLLMHDHITNTGGKCPVMHGALTTSSMATNMEWWPKALNLDILHQHDHKTNPMGANFNYQDAVKTLDVDALKRDLHALMTDSQDWWPADWGHYGGLMIRMTWHAAGTYRIADGRGGAGTGNQRFAPINSWPDNTNLDKARRLLWPLKKKYGNKLSWADLIAYAGTIAYESMGLKTFGFAFGREDIWHPEKDIYWGSEKEWLAPSDNPHSRYSGERDLENPLAAVMMGLIYVNPEGVDGNPDPLKTAHDIRITFSRMAMNDEETVALTAGGHTVGKCHGNGDATLLGPEPEAADLDDQGLGWLNKTQRGIGRNTVTSGIEGAWTTYPTQWDNGYFRLLLNYDWELKKSPAGAWQWEPINIKEEDKPVDVEDPSIRLSPIMTDADMAMKMDPDYRQISERFYQDPAYFAETFARAWFKLTHRDMGPKSRYIGPDVPQEDLLWQDPIPAGKTDYDPQAVKDKIAASGLSVSEMVCTAWDSARTFRGSDKRGGANGARIRLAPQKDWAGNEPARLAKVLPVLEAIATESGASVADVIVLAGNVGIEQAAQAAGVEITVPFAPGRGDATAEMTDVEGFAVLEPLHDGYRNWLQKDYVVSPEELMLDRTQLMGLTAPEMTVLVGGMRVLGTNYGGTKHGVLTDREGALTNDFFVNLTDMKYTWKPAGKNLYEIGDRHTGEVKWTATRVDLVFGCNSILRAYAEVYAQDDSNEKFIQDFVAAWTKVMNADRFDLA, translated from the coding sequence ATGGCAACAAGTATCTCTGTGTTGACTCGCAAGAGGAAATTATTAATGCATGACCACATCACGAACACCGGCGGCAAATGTCCAGTAATGCACGGTGCCCTGACCACGAGCAGCATGGCGACAAACATGGAGTGGTGGCCAAAAGCCCTCAATCTGGACATTCTGCACCAGCATGACCACAAAACCAACCCAATGGGCGCAAATTTCAATTATCAAGATGCAGTCAAAACCCTTGATGTTGATGCCCTCAAGCGGGATCTCCATGCACTAATGACAGACAGCCAGGACTGGTGGCCCGCAGATTGGGGACATTACGGTGGGTTGATGATTCGTATGACTTGGCACGCCGCCGGCACCTATCGGATCGCAGACGGTCGGGGTGGTGCTGGGACGGGGAATCAACGTTTTGCCCCGATCAACTCTTGGCCCGACAACACCAACCTAGACAAGGCCCGTCGCCTCCTCTGGCCGCTCAAAAAGAAATATGGCAATAAATTGAGTTGGGCCGATTTAATTGCCTATGCTGGCACCATTGCCTATGAATCCATGGGACTAAAGACTTTTGGCTTTGCCTTTGGCCGTGAGGACATCTGGCATCCCGAAAAAGATATTTATTGGGGTTCAGAAAAAGAATGGCTGGCTCCCAGTGATAACCCCCACAGTCGCTATTCCGGTGAGCGGGATCTAGAAAATCCGTTAGCTGCAGTAATGATGGGCTTAATCTATGTCAATCCTGAAGGTGTAGATGGTAATCCAGACCCCCTCAAAACAGCCCATGATATTCGGATCACTTTTTCGCGGATGGCGATGAACGACGAGGAAACCGTCGCCCTTACCGCTGGCGGCCATACCGTGGGTAAGTGCCATGGTAATGGGGATGCAACCTTACTTGGCCCAGAACCCGAAGCCGCCGATCTCGATGACCAAGGTTTGGGTTGGCTGAATAAGACCCAACGTGGCATTGGTCGTAACACCGTCACTAGTGGCATTGAAGGAGCCTGGACTACCTATCCAACCCAATGGGACAACGGTTATTTTCGGCTATTGCTCAACTACGACTGGGAACTTAAGAAAAGCCCAGCGGGAGCCTGGCAATGGGAACCGATCAATATCAAAGAAGAAGACAAGCCCGTTGATGTTGAAGATCCATCGATCCGCCTTAGCCCGATTATGACCGACGCCGACATGGCGATGAAAATGGATCCGGACTATCGACAGATTTCTGAGCGGTTTTACCAAGATCCAGCCTATTTTGCCGAAACTTTTGCCCGGGCCTGGTTCAAACTCACGCACCGGGATATGGGGCCGAAGTCCCGCTACATTGGCCCGGATGTACCCCAGGAAGATTTGTTGTGGCAAGATCCGATTCCAGCGGGCAAGACGGACTACGATCCGCAAGCGGTTAAGGACAAAATTGCGGCCAGTGGTTTAAGCGTTAGTGAAATGGTCTGTACGGCTTGGGACAGTGCGAGAACGTTTCGGGGCTCAGACAAACGCGGTGGGGCAAATGGCGCGAGAATTCGCTTGGCTCCCCAAAAGGATTGGGCAGGGAATGAACCAGCACGTTTAGCTAAGGTGTTGCCAGTACTAGAGGCGATCGCCACTGAGAGTGGAGCCAGTGTCGCAGATGTAATCGTTCTGGCAGGCAATGTTGGCATCGAGCAAGCAGCCCAAGCGGCGGGAGTGGAGATTACGGTGCCCTTTGCCCCAGGCCGTGGTGATGCGACGGCGGAAATGACCGATGTCGAGGGATTCGCGGTGTTAGAGCCCCTCCACGACGGCTACCGGAACTGGCTCCAAAAAGACTATGTGGTCAGCCCCGAAGAATTAATGCTCGACCGCACGCAATTAATGGGACTGACCGCCCCTGAGATGACTGTTTTGGTCGGCGGGATGCGTGTACTGGGCACCAATTATGGCGGCACCAAGCATGGCGTGCTCACAGACCGCGAGGGCGCCTTGACCAATGATTTCTTCGTCAATCTGACGGATATGAAATATACCTGGAAGCCAGCCGGTAAGAATCTTTATGAAATTGGCGATCGCCACACCGGTGAAGTCAAGTGGACAGCCACGCGAGTGGATCTCGTTTTCGGCTGTAACTCTATCCTGCGGGCCTATGCCGAAGTCTATGCCCAAGACGACAGCAACGAGAAATTTATCCAGGATTTTGTTGCGGCCTGGACAAAAGTGATGAATGCAGATCGCTTTGATCTAGCTTGA
- a CDS encoding universal stress protein, whose protein sequence is MQRILLCTDGSNFAQSNYQYAAWFGDRLGATIDVLHVTDARSRAAADARNFSGSIGLGTSESLLQRLVALEHEKAKLDHERAKLILQEAQETLSAAGQPPAKLLHEVGYFIDCLQHLEQNTDLIILGKRGESENIAPDHLGANLERLIRSSHKPCLVTSREFQPIDRLLVAYDDSPSCRKLLDFLSECAALKALEIHVLTVTKKPGDATTNPCLAQAKQRLSTAGIEAHYHLVPGNSETAIAQFCDQAKINLLMIGAYGHSRIRHFVIGSTTAQILRSSRIPVFVYR, encoded by the coding sequence ATGCAACGAATTTTGTTATGCACCGACGGCTCTAACTTTGCCCAGAGCAATTATCAATATGCCGCTTGGTTTGGTGATCGCCTGGGGGCAACCATCGACGTACTCCATGTCACCGACGCCCGGAGTAGGGCTGCCGCCGATGCCCGTAATTTTAGTGGCAGCATTGGCCTGGGAACGTCTGAAAGTCTCCTTCAACGTTTAGTCGCCCTTGAACATGAAAAAGCAAAACTCGACCACGAACGGGCAAAATTAATTCTCCAAGAAGCCCAAGAAACCCTAAGTGCTGCTGGCCAGCCCCCCGCAAAACTCCTCCATGAGGTGGGCTATTTTATCGATTGTCTCCAACATTTAGAACAAAATACCGATCTAATTATCTTGGGCAAGCGAGGGGAATCAGAAAATATCGCCCCCGATCACCTCGGAGCCAATTTGGAGCGTCTGATTCGGTCGAGCCATAAACCCTGCCTGGTCACCTCTCGCGAATTTCAACCCATCGATCGCCTCCTCGTCGCCTACGATGACAGTCCCAGTTGCCGCAAGCTCCTCGACTTTTTGAGTGAATGTGCCGCCCTCAAAGCCTTAGAAATTCATGTGCTGACCGTCACGAAAAAACCCGGTGATGCCACGACAAATCCCTGCCTTGCCCAGGCCAAACAACGATTGAGCACCGCTGGCATTGAGGCCCATTACCACCTCGTTCCAGGCAATTCCGAAACGGCGATCGCCCAATTTTGTGACCAAGCCAAAATAAACCTGTTAATGATTGGTGCCTATGGCCATAGCCGGATTCGCCACTTCGTCATTGGCAGCACCACCGCCCAAATCCTCCGGAGTAGTCGTATTCCTGTCTTCGTTTATCGCTAA
- a CDS encoding SulP family inorganic anion transporter, with translation MNLSVLKREWFANVRADILAGAVVGLALIPEAIAFSIIAGVDPKVGLYASFIIAVMTAFLGGRPGSISAATGAMALLMIDLVKDHGLEYLFATTLLTGVIQVIFGFLKLGRQMKYVPRAVVLGYVNALAVLIFLAQLPQLIGKSPMVYLLTALSLVIIYGLPRLTTVVPSPLVTLAVMTVAAIALNLDVPTVGDMGELPTALPFFRLPQVPLNWETLQIIFPYAITLAIVGLLASFLTASLVDELTDTPSDKNQEAKGQGFANILTAFFGGMAGCGMIGQSVINVQSGGRGRLSTLCAGIFLLIAILGLQDWVQQMPMAALVAIMIMVSVGTFRWSSLKNLSRLPRSESMVMLTTMTVIILTRNFALGVATGIVMSTVFFSNKIAQVVLVDKRVEAGGDRHVYTVRGQIFFVSKEEFFDAFNFEEVVDQVVIDLSAAHLWDQGAVEMLDRIVAKFHRTGAEVELLGLNAESAKLVDKLATYSKKHTAKVTPAPVDVS, from the coding sequence TTGAATTTAAGCGTTTTAAAACGGGAATGGTTTGCCAATGTGCGGGCGGATATTCTGGCTGGTGCAGTGGTGGGATTGGCGTTGATCCCGGAGGCGATCGCCTTTTCGATTATCGCTGGGGTTGATCCGAAGGTGGGCTTATATGCCTCGTTTATCATTGCGGTGATGACAGCCTTTCTGGGGGGTAGACCCGGCTCCATCTCAGCGGCCACGGGAGCGATGGCGCTGTTGATGATTGATCTGGTAAAAGATCATGGCCTGGAGTATTTGTTTGCGACGACCCTTTTGACGGGCGTGATTCAGGTGATCTTTGGGTTCCTCAAACTGGGCCGGCAGATGAAATATGTGCCGCGAGCGGTGGTTCTGGGCTATGTGAATGCCTTAGCGGTGTTGATTTTCTTGGCCCAACTGCCCCAACTGATCGGGAAATCGCCAATGGTTTATCTTCTCACGGCGTTGTCCTTGGTAATTATCTATGGTTTACCGCGGCTAACGACGGTGGTGCCTTCACCCTTGGTGACTTTGGCGGTGATGACGGTGGCGGCGATCGCCTTAAATCTAGACGTTCCCACGGTGGGGGATATGGGCGAACTGCCCACGGCCCTGCCCTTTTTCCGTTTACCCCAGGTGCCCCTGAACTGGGAAACGCTGCAGATTATTTTTCCCTACGCAATCACCCTGGCGATTGTCGGTCTCCTGGCTTCATTCTTAACGGCTTCTTTAGTGGATGAGTTAACCGATACCCCCAGTGATAAAAACCAAGAGGCGAAGGGGCAAGGCTTTGCCAACATTCTCACGGCCTTTTTTGGCGGCATGGCGGGCTGCGGCATGATTGGCCAATCGGTGATCAATGTCCAATCCGGTGGCCGGGGCCGTTTATCGACCCTGTGTGCGGGGATTTTTCTGTTGATTGCGATTTTGGGTCTCCAGGATTGGGTGCAACAGATGCCCATGGCGGCTTTGGTGGCGATCATGATCATGGTCTCCGTTGGGACGTTCCGCTGGTCTTCTCTCAAAAATTTGTCCCGTCTGCCGCGCAGTGAATCCATGGTGATGCTGACGACGATGACGGTAATTATCCTGACCCGCAATTTTGCCCTGGGAGTCGCGACGGGTATTGTGATGAGTACGGTCTTTTTCTCCAATAAGATTGCCCAGGTTGTTTTGGTAGACAAGCGGGTGGAAGCTGGCGGCGATCGCCATGTTTATACTGTCCGGGGGCAAATCTTTTTTGTCTCTAAGGAAGAATTTTTTGACGCCTTTAATTTTGAAGAAGTCGTTGATCAAGTCGTCATCGATCTCAGCGCCGCCCACCTCTGGGATCAAGGGGCTGTGGAAATGCTCGACCGCATCGTGGCGAAGTTTCACCGCACCGGGGCCGAGGTGGAATTGCTGGGCCTCAACGCTGAAAGTGCGAAACTGGTAGATAAGTTGGCCACCTACAGTAAAAAACACACCGCGAAAGTAACCCCGGCCCCCGTAGACGTTTCTTGA